Proteins from a single region of Fusobacterium gonidiaformans ATCC 25563:
- the kdd gene encoding L-erythro-3,5-diaminohexanoate dehydrogenase, translating to MKKGCKYGTHRVIEPLGVLPQPAKKISNDMELYSNEILIDVIALNIDSASFTQIEEEAHGDVEKIKAKILEIVGEKGKMQNPVTGSGGMLIGTIEKIGEDLVGVTPLKVGDKIATLVSLSLTPLKIEEITAIHPEIDRVEIKGKAILFESGIYAVLPEDMPENLALAALDVAGAPAQIAKLVKPCQSVAILGSAGKSGMLCAYEAVKRVGPTGNVIGVVRNEKEKALLERVSSKVKVVIADATKPIDVLNAVLAANDGKEVDVAVNCVNVANTEMSTILPVKDYGIAYFFSMATGFTKAALGAEGVGKDITMIVGNGYTHDHAAITLEELRESAVLREIFNELYL from the coding sequence ATGAAAAAAGGATGTAAATACGGAACTCACAGAGTTATAGAACCATTAGGAGTATTACCTCAACCGGCAAAAAAGATTTCTAATGATATGGAATTATATTCCAATGAAATTTTAATTGATGTTATCGCATTGAATATCGATTCTGCTTCTTTCACACAAATTGAAGAAGAAGCTCACGGAGATGTTGAAAAAATTAAAGCTAAAATCCTTGAAATCGTAGGAGAAAAAGGAAAAATGCAAAATCCGGTGACAGGTTCAGGTGGAATGTTAATTGGAACAATTGAAAAAATTGGAGAAGATTTAGTAGGAGTTACTCCATTAAAAGTAGGAGATAAAATTGCTACTCTAGTATCTTTATCATTGACTCCATTAAAAATAGAAGAAATTACTGCAATTCATCCAGAAATTGATAGAGTAGAAATCAAAGGAAAAGCTATTTTATTTGAAAGTGGAATCTATGCAGTGTTACCAGAAGATATGCCGGAAAATTTAGCATTGGCTGCTTTGGACGTTGCAGGAGCACCAGCTCAAATTGCAAAATTAGTAAAACCTTGCCAATCAGTAGCTATTTTAGGGTCTGCCGGAAAATCAGGAATGCTTTGTGCTTATGAAGCAGTAAAAAGAGTAGGACCTACAGGAAATGTAATTGGTGTTGTTAGAAACGAAAAAGAAAAAGCTTTATTAGAAAGAGTTAGTAGCAAAGTAAAAGTTGTGATTGCAGATGCTACAAAACCTATTGATGTATTAAATGCTGTTTTAGCAGCAAATGATGGAAAAGAAGTTGATGTCGCTGTAAACTGTGTAAACGTAGCAAATACAGAAATGTCTACTATCTTACCTGTAAAAGATTATGGAATCGCTTATTTCTTCTCTATGGCAACTGGATTTACAAAAGCTGCATTAGGAGCAGAAGGAGTAGGAAAAGATATTACTATGATTGTTGGAAATGGATATACTCATGACCACGCTGCAATTACTTTAGAAGAATTAAGAGAAAGTGCAGTATTGAGAGAAATCTTTAATGAATTATATCTTTAA